A stretch of DNA from Spiroplasma endosymbiont of Nebria brevicollis:
ACCCAAACTATAATGGTTCAACAAAAATTGATATAACTAATCAAACAATTATTTTGGATAATACTATGGAGAATGAAATCAAAGATACAATTTTTGAAAATTGAAAAGATTATTATTCTATATCAATTAAAATGAATGAAAAACAAAAAGCATTACAAGATATTTTAGAAAAATTAGATGAAAAATGAAAAAAAATATTGGTTTTAAAGGGATTATATTGAGAAAAATATAATTCTACGTTTTTTTTTAATGAAAAAGAAATTTACTACAACGATAATAATACTGTAATTAAACCAGTACCAGATGATTGATTTAAAACTTTAAAATCAGATCAACTTGTAATTGTAAAACTTTTCTATAATAAAACACATACAATGACTAGTGGAGGAATATTATGTCCTATAAAACTAAATATTACTAAATAAAACATCTAAATGAAAATCTTTTTCTTAGTGGGAGTGTAACATAACATACCTAAACTTTCTTGTGTTTCTTTAAATTCCGGTGCTAAATCATTACTATTAATCTTTAAACCTAATTCATCTAAAACAAGCACGTGAAAAAGTAGAGTATATTGTCCAAGTTAAGAGAATGCGTATTTTATTATTTTTAGTTAAGTTTAAACTTAATATTTATACTAATGCGGATAAAGAACGATATATGCTTGCTAAAACTAGCAAAAAATAAAGGAATTAAAAATGATAATATATTTGGTTTTAGTTTTTTAAATGCAGAAACTTTATTTTTTTAAAATAATAAAAAATTAAAAATTCTTTTGTTTTTTCATCATCAATATTAAATTATTAATTAAACTTAAATATTTAATTTGATTTTCTGGTAAACATCTATCAATTTCATCAAAAATAATTAAATATTTATTTTCTTGTTTGGCAAGTTCATTATTCTCCTACGACAGTATGTTTAGTTTTAAAGAAAGTATCATAATTTATATGTCACTTGCCCAGTCGTAGGATCCCCACCAAAAACACTTGCAAGTTTTTTGTCTTTTAAAGTTAAAACTAAAGTATGCTCACCAACAGGAATATTCACA
This window harbors:
- a CDS encoding lipoprotein, with protein sequence MKKLLNLLRTISLIGTTSVSVVACIPCNDEFKQKNLNTITQLTGLDITVNTSKKWNELIGNINNFTEFKFKPLANGYKINYYNDFNKNITNEYQHLDNISKIFVEISSNLNDPNYNGSTKIDITNQTIILDNTMENEIKDTIFENWKDYYSISIKMNEKQKALQDILEKLDEKWKKILVLKGLYWEKYNSTFFFNEKEIYYNDNNTVIKPVPDDWFKTLKSDQLVIVKLFYNKTHTMTSGGILCPIKLNITK